DNA from Rhipicephalus sanguineus isolate Rsan-2018 chromosome 11, BIME_Rsan_1.4, whole genome shotgun sequence:
GTTCATTCGCTCCgaatgccgcgttggctttgttgagcgcctccaagtcgcgtccaacttcttcggctttctgcaaCGTAAGGccttccccgtacgacagtagcttggcccgtacatgtgcgttggcgactccgtgaattacttggtcccgcactctgtcgtcgtaagtggcgccaAACTTGCACGAGAGGGCTTTCTCCTTGAGAGCTGCGACGAATTCGAGGaaggtttcgccgggcagttgttcgcggctcgtgaaaaggtgccgctcggctagcacgttagtTGTCTCGGCAAAGAGCCCGTCTaggaattgtagcaacgtgtcgtactccgtcgCCGCTTCCGTCGTCGACACCGCGCCTGTGCCCAACGCCGCCGGCGTGCTGGCTGTGTGTGGAGCATTTTGGACGCCTTGagcttcgagctgctcctgcgcggCGAAGTATTTCCGCTGGCCCTCGACACCGAGCGCGCTGAgaagtgctgacgcgcgtctttggtcctcccagccgcttccgccggccgccttcaggtgtacctggaaaatttttttccatttatgccacggaataggaggcgtgccgggcacgtcgaggaatggaggaaggttggcaaaaagggccgccatgtgtgcaggaggtaggcagaAGGCTCAAGCAGGAATtggcgtcgtagagggagccggagcgggaacaaagaaaagtcaggtcgacgccaATGTAGCAAGCAGGAAGGACAAAGCACCGACGTGCAGGAGAAATGCGACTCGAGGTGAGTGTCacttacgtcgtgctcttcctggcgtcgcctgttgaACCGGGTTCAGTaactcgtcgccatgtgttgtgtagggcaggagcgcggcgtcactccgcgcgccctcccgtcgttcggcctctccgtcggcccgccgcgggttacgccgcgctcctgccctacacaacagtaTCCATAGTTGGTAATCTGTATTTAATAATACCCAACCGAATACGAAGATATGAAGTTGTATTATCCTGCTACGACTTTCCTTTAATCAGTCTATACAGTGCCTTGGAATAGACTTACGTATAGCTTTGGCAAGCGTTTCAGTGAATACTAAACCGCGAATGAGAGGTGGTGCAATACCATCTGCTCACTCTTACTGTTGAGTAATGAAAAGGAACACAAAATGAAACACGGACAAGAAATACGGGATGGGGTGAGCGCTCGTCCTTTCTCTTTCATTAACTGTGCTCCAGCTTTCGCTTCTTTTCTGTATTCTCTACGCACAAACAAGCCCAAATATAGGCACTGCTCTCtgttacacacacatacaaacgaacacacacacaaacaaacgcacacacacacatacactcacTCACTGTGAGTGAGTGCACGTAAAACAACTAAAAACAGGACAGAGCCAGGGTTTGACTTTCAGCTGCGAGTGTTAGCACTCTATCCGGCGTCTTCTTGTTTTCCGTGTGTCTATGTGCAGTACAAGTACATCGCCGACCAGTCCGCCAGGAAGCCTTACTGAactcctctctctgtctttcttcgcAGGTCGTCCCGTTCTCCAGTTTGGCGAAACGCGCCGAAAGTTGCGAGTTGCCCTCGACCCCGCCCACGCCGGATGACGTGGCGATCATCATGTTCACCAGCGGCTCGACCGGAACGCCCAAGGGCGTCATGTTCACGCACGCCGGCCTGGTCTCGGCCGTGCACAGCTTCGCCGTGGGCTGCCAGCGCTTCGGCGTATCAACCTGCAACGACACGTACGTCTCGTACCTACCTCTGGCACACATGTTCGAACTGATTGCCGAGCTACACCTCTTCGCCGTCGGCGCTCGCATGGGCTTCTCGTCACCGCTGACGCTCACCGACAACGCCACCGCTTTGGCCCGGGGTTGTCCCGGGGACGTAACCCTGCTGCGGCCGACCCAGATCGCGACGGTGCCGCTCATACTGGACAGGCTCGTCAAGGGCATCAGCGACGCGGCCGCTTCCAAAGGAGCGATGTTCAAGGCCTTCTTCGACTACGCAGTGGAATACAAGAACTTCTGGATAAACCGCGGCTTCGATACTCCCATTCTAAACCGGCTGATCTTCAAGAAGACCAGCGCGATCCTCGGCGGCAACGTCAAGGCCGTCGCGTGCGGATCGGCACCGCTGTCAGCGCATACGCGCCGCTACCTTCAGGTCTGTCTGTGCTGCCCCGTCGCCGAAGGTTACGGCCTCACTGAGACCGCTGGCGCGGCTACCATCATGGACGCCGAAGAGGTGAGGGAGAACAGCGTCGGAGGGCCGCTGCCCAAGTGCTACATCCGCCTGGTCGACTGGGAAGAAGGAAACTACAGCGTCTCGGACAAGCCTAACCCTCGCGGAGAGATCCTCGTCGGCGGACCGGGAGTCGCCAAGGGCTACTTCAAGAACGAAGAACTGACCCGGGAGTCGTTCCGCGAGGAGAGCGGCATCCGTTGGTTCTACACCGGAGACGTGGGCGAGATCTTTCCGGACGGCACGCTCAAGATCATCGACCGCAAGAAGGACCTGGTCAAGCTGCAGTACGGCGAGTACGTCTCGCTGGGCCGCGTCGAAACGATCCTAAAGACGTGTCCGCTCGTCGACAACATGTTCGCGTACGGCAGCTCCCTGCACACGTACCTGGTTGCGTTCGTGACGCCCAACTACAAGCAGATACTGCGACTGGGCATGCAACACGGCAAAAAGGAGAACGCCACTCTGAAGGAGCTCTGCGAGGACGGCGACGTCTCGAAGGCCGCCGTGGACTTGATCCTGGCGTTCGCGAGAGCCAGCGGACTTCAGAAGACGGAAGTGCCGCTCAAGATCAAACTCTGCCCCGAGGAGTGGATGCCCGACTCGGGACTGGTCACGCCCACGCTAAAGCTTCGCAGAAAGCCACTTCAGATGCATTACCAGCGGGACATCGACGAGATGTACAGGCCGGCGGAGGACACCAGGCTGGTGTGAATGTGCGTTTGATTCCGGACGGCAAAAGCTGTGGTCCAAACCGTGAAGTACAAAGTGCCTCGAtggtatatgtgtgtgtgtgtgtgtgtgtgtgtgtgtgtgtgtttttgttttttgttttttgcgcggtAAACGGTATGTTGTTTATTTCTAAAAAAACGAAACAGGAGACATCATTTTACCACGCCGCGGACTGAATAAATCGTTTTCCACTGGCGGATTAAAAAGTGATTTAGTGTTGCTAGTTACGTTTCGTGTACATAGTCCAAAGTCGCATTGGGTAGTGTTGTTAAAAAAGTGTCCTCCAAGTAAAAGTTCCGTAGTTCCAGTGCATTGCCCAAGCTATTTGTTGTATGTATTTCATGGATAAACATTCTACTTCAAAGGTATgttgtgttttatttatttactggaCAGCGCTGTCGGTTTTTCCTATAGGTTGGTTTTGTTTAGTTGATACGAGCATTAATTACCACA
Protein-coding regions in this window:
- the LOC119374274 gene encoding long-chain-fatty-acid--CoA ligase 4, with translation MTSTEPSTHPVAVKVFMALVKVVLVVYDVVTFPVYFVLQQPWVYWKRKSICYAKPVVEGDPSSPYRRLNSKSIPSLEGVKTLDEMARTAIRLYSQRPAVGVRPVLGHNEEKQPNGKVFRKLVLGEYEWKTYEQFDGQIDLTARGLHSVGAKPGQNLAILAETRVEWLLTAQACLRTNVPLVTLYVTLTNEGIVSAINETEATHLVTSADLLPRVLSVVNKMPSLTHIVCMENADSKPLEQTTEGPQVVPFSSLAKRAESCELPSTPPTPDDVAIIMFTSGSTGTPKGVMFTHAGLVSAVHSFAVGCQRFGVSTCNDTYVSYLPLAHMFELIAELHLFAVGARMGFSSPLTLTDNATALARGCPGDVTLLRPTQIATVPLILDRLVKGISDAAASKGAMFKAFFDYAVEYKNFWINRGFDTPILNRLIFKKTSAILGGNVKAVACGSAPLSAHTRRYLQVCLCCPVAEGYGLTETAGAATIMDAEEVRENSVGGPLPKCYIRLVDWEEGNYSVSDKPNPRGEILVGGPGVAKGYFKNEELTRESFREESGIRWFYTGDVGEIFPDGTLKIIDRKKDLVKLQYGEYVSLGRVETILKTCPLVDNMFAYGSSLHTYLVAFVTPNYKQILRLGMQHGKKENATLKELCEDGDVSKAAVDLILAFARASGLQKTEVPLKIKLCPEEWMPDSGLVTPTLKLRRKPLQMHYQRDIDEMYRPAEDTRLV